A single genomic interval of Lewinellaceae bacterium harbors:
- a CDS encoding histone deacetylase, with the protein MKFIFHHKFLQHDTGMHPENARRLAAFRDLPDSSLPMDLDPILAVHDEAYVEKIRRHAALSAPLDGDTQLCPASFDAAVLAANATIVAAETGDFALVRPPGHHAYATYGSGFCLFNNIAIAAHQLVKQGYRVAILDFDGHFGDGTDALCADEPRILYCSLHQHPAFPHKGSYREIGTGAAAGTEIKMGLPPGTGDDVLFVAMDFIYDVIDAFNPDILGISAGFDGHIFDPLLDLRFSNKSFYDIGIQLRERYSQTFAVLEGGYNLEVLPQCIQNFKAGMNGEACPYPSESTHSNIQTREIVDFEMYDLRRLLLPYWSL; encoded by the coding sequence ATGAAATTCATTTTCCATCATAAATTCCTTCAACACGACACCGGCATGCATCCGGAGAACGCCCGCAGACTGGCAGCATTCCGTGATCTTCCGGACAGCAGTCTTCCTATGGATCTGGACCCCATCCTGGCTGTTCACGATGAGGCTTACGTAGAAAAGATACGCCGCCATGCCGCCCTCTCAGCGCCGCTTGACGGAGATACGCAATTGTGTCCCGCCAGTTTTGATGCTGCTGTTTTGGCAGCCAATGCAACCATAGTAGCCGCTGAGACCGGCGATTTTGCCCTCGTCAGACCTCCCGGACACCATGCCTATGCGACCTATGGCAGTGGATTTTGTTTGTTTAACAACATTGCAATCGCGGCACATCAGCTGGTCAAACAGGGATACCGCGTTGCCATCCTGGATTTTGACGGGCATTTTGGTGATGGTACCGACGCACTTTGCGCCGACGAGCCACGCATCCTGTACTGCTCCCTGCACCAGCATCCGGCATTTCCGCACAAAGGAAGTTACCGGGAGATCGGCACAGGTGCGGCTGCAGGCACCGAAATCAAAATGGGCCTGCCGCCCGGCACCGGCGACGATGTTCTCTTTGTGGCGATGGATTTCATTTACGATGTCATTGATGCCTTTAACCCGGATATTTTGGGTATATCGGCCGGATTTGACGGGCATATCTTCGACCCGCTGCTGGACCTGCGCTTTTCAAATAAGAGCTTTTACGACATCGGGATCCAGCTCCGGGAACGCTATTCACAGACGTTTGCAGTGCTGGAAGGAGGCTACAACCTGGAGGTCCTGCCGCAATGCATCCAGAACTTTAAGGCCGGCATGAATGGAGAAGCCTGCCCCTATCCCAGCGAAAGCACCCATAGTAACATCCAGACCCGGGAAATAGTCGATTTCGAGATGTATGATCTGCGCCGGTTGTTATTGCCTTATTGGAGCCTCTGA
- a CDS encoding bifunctional acetate--CoA ligase family protein/GNAT family N-acetyltransferase, with product MKHILDKLFQPKSIALVGASDREHTVGYALMQNLIKPNYKGVVYPVNIKHRTIAGHNAYKRVDTIPHPIDLVIIATPAVTVPEVLEDCGKKQVLAVVIISAGFKEIGAEGKKLLLRIEQIRQRFGIRIIGPNCFGFINTSIGLNATFGTQDPLPGNIAFISQSGALGATILDWSEQQQFGFNHFVSVGSMIDIGFHDLIDYFGTRDNIRCILIYMETLENPKAFMSAARAYSRSKPIIVLKSGTSPEGASAALSHTGSLAGDDAVFAAAFARVGILRVETVAQLFYLAKALAMQPIPENNRLAVVTNAGGPAIMATDYLIRHGGHMAPLPKKIIGHLNQILPSSWSRKNPVDVLGDASALQYRQALEACLEQTQVDGVLAILCPQAITDALDVAKVVTELNEKYQKPLFAAWMGLTDVTEAIQHLEAHQVPNYTFPEDAVDVFLRMAEYARHIRLLYETPPDVPADFTPQRKSIKSIMDHAIAEGHTTLSETEAKQVLSGYDIPSAPGMLIHDEQGLALAMEQIPRPWVMKIASPDILHKTEVSGVRLNIKTKKEAQHQYHDLLQSVQKLRPEARIEGVRLESMVSKRYELLVGAKKDSLFGPVIVFGSGGIAVEILRDTQIALPPLNMALAQNLIEETRIYQILKGFRNLPPVDLEALKFLLCRFAYLLMDFPQIRQIDLNPLAIDETGQVVLDARIILDPKAPVFPPYQHLVITPYPVHLTKKINLKDLKVTLRPIRPEDEPLERELFEYLSRETIYFRFFGFMGNVSHEQLSRFTHIDYDREMAIVAEIKVKGRNQLIGVVRLVGDPWGIQAEYAIVVADPWQGRGLGSLLTDYIIEYALNKGYQRIFCYILKRNDGMIHILEKRGFIFTSQDQDTFYAAIELNQHPPG from the coding sequence ATGAAGCATATCCTAGATAAACTGTTTCAACCAAAGTCCATCGCGCTGGTAGGCGCTTCCGACAGGGAACACACGGTAGGTTATGCGCTGATGCAGAACCTGATCAAACCCAACTACAAAGGTGTGGTGTACCCGGTCAACATCAAGCACCGGACCATCGCCGGCCACAATGCGTACAAGCGCGTCGATACCATTCCCCACCCCATCGACCTGGTGATCATTGCAACTCCGGCCGTGACTGTGCCTGAGGTACTGGAAGATTGCGGCAAAAAGCAGGTCCTGGCCGTCGTGATCATTTCTGCAGGATTTAAAGAAATCGGGGCAGAGGGTAAAAAACTCCTGCTCCGGATTGAACAGATCCGCCAGCGCTTCGGAATACGCATCATCGGACCGAACTGTTTTGGATTCATCAACACCAGCATCGGACTGAATGCGACTTTTGGCACACAGGATCCCCTGCCTGGCAACATCGCATTCATATCACAGTCCGGAGCACTGGGTGCCACCATTCTGGACTGGTCGGAGCAGCAACAATTTGGTTTCAATCATTTTGTATCGGTTGGTTCTATGATAGACATCGGGTTCCATGACCTCATAGACTATTTTGGCACCCGGGATAACATCCGCTGCATCCTGATCTACATGGAGACCCTGGAGAATCCCAAGGCCTTCATGAGTGCTGCCCGGGCTTATTCGCGGTCGAAACCGATCATCGTACTCAAATCCGGCACCAGTCCGGAAGGAGCCAGTGCCGCCCTCTCACATACGGGATCCCTGGCCGGAGACGATGCCGTTTTTGCAGCGGCTTTTGCCCGTGTAGGCATCCTGCGGGTCGAAACGGTCGCCCAGCTGTTTTACCTGGCCAAGGCATTGGCGATGCAGCCCATACCTGAAAATAACCGGCTGGCCGTGGTCACCAATGCCGGAGGCCCCGCCATTATGGCTACAGACTACCTGATCCGCCATGGCGGACACATGGCACCGCTGCCGAAGAAAATCATCGGTCACCTGAATCAGATCCTTCCCTCTTCCTGGAGCCGGAAGAATCCGGTCGATGTATTGGGTGATGCCTCTGCATTACAATACCGACAGGCCTTGGAAGCATGCCTGGAACAAACCCAGGTCGACGGTGTGCTGGCCATACTCTGCCCCCAGGCGATCACCGATGCGCTGGATGTGGCCAAGGTGGTCACCGAACTCAATGAAAAATATCAAAAACCACTCTTTGCCGCCTGGATGGGACTCACCGATGTCACCGAAGCCATCCAACATCTGGAGGCTCATCAGGTACCGAATTACACTTTCCCCGAAGATGCGGTGGATGTGTTTCTGCGCATGGCCGAATATGCCCGCCACATCCGCCTGTTGTATGAGACCCCTCCCGATGTACCTGCGGATTTTACTCCTCAGAGGAAGTCCATCAAGTCCATCATGGATCACGCCATCGCCGAAGGACACACGACACTATCCGAGACGGAGGCCAAACAAGTGCTTTCCGGCTACGATATACCCAGCGCACCAGGCATGCTCATCCATGATGAGCAGGGACTCGCCCTTGCCATGGAGCAAATTCCCCGCCCATGGGTCATGAAGATAGCCTCGCCGGACATCCTCCACAAGACTGAGGTCAGTGGTGTGCGTCTGAACATAAAGACGAAGAAGGAGGCCCAGCATCAATACCATGATCTGCTGCAATCGGTCCAAAAGCTACGACCTGAAGCCCGGATCGAAGGAGTACGTCTTGAGTCCATGGTCAGCAAGCGCTATGAATTGCTGGTAGGCGCAAAAAAAGACAGCCTCTTTGGGCCGGTCATTGTATTCGGGTCCGGAGGAATTGCCGTTGAGATCTTGCGGGACACCCAGATAGCTCTCCCCCCGCTCAACATGGCATTGGCACAAAACCTGATCGAAGAGACCCGGATCTACCAGATCCTGAAAGGCTTTCGTAATCTGCCGCCGGTGGATCTGGAAGCGCTGAAGTTTCTGCTGTGCCGATTTGCTTATCTCCTGATGGACTTCCCCCAGATCCGGCAGATCGATCTGAATCCACTGGCCATTGATGAAACCGGACAAGTGGTGCTGGACGCCCGGATCATTCTGGATCCAAAGGCTCCTGTATTCCCGCCTTACCAGCACCTGGTCATCACCCCGTATCCGGTTCATCTTACCAAAAAGATCAATCTCAAGGACCTCAAAGTCACCTTACGACCGATACGTCCGGAAGATGAACCTCTGGAAAGGGAGCTATTCGAATACCTTTCCCGTGAGACCATCTACTTTCGGTTTTTTGGTTTTATGGGTAATGTCAGCCACGAACAGTTGTCCCGCTTCACCCACATCGACTACGACCGGGAAATGGCCATCGTGGCTGAAATCAAGGTCAAAGGCCGCAACCAGTTGATCGGTGTTGTGCGACTGGTGGGAGACCCCTGGGGCATTCAGGCTGAATATGCCATCGTCGTCGCCGACCCGTGGCAGGGACGTGGATTGGGCTCGCTTTTAACAGATTACATTATTGAATATGCATTAAACAAAGGTTATCAGCGCATTTTCTGTTATATTTTAAAACGAAATGACGGCATGATACACATCCTTGAGAAAAGAGGCTTTATATTTACCTCACAGGATCAGGACACCTTTTATGCAGCTATCGAACTTAATCAACACCCACCCGGCTAA
- a CDS encoding HPF/RaiA family ribosome-associated protein, giving the protein MQIIIHEGNAAHETVYPLLENGLKKFENWNPQVISAEVFCREMAGSVPENKQVEIKLNIPGQDLFVSSHKSHYEVAAKDALDKLRRQMRRRKDQLKKTL; this is encoded by the coding sequence ATGCAAATCATCATTCATGAAGGAAATGCAGCCCACGAAACCGTTTATCCTCTATTGGAAAATGGATTGAAAAAGTTTGAGAACTGGAATCCCCAGGTCATCAGCGCTGAGGTCTTTTGCCGAGAAATGGCCGGTTCCGTTCCTGAAAATAAACAAGTGGAAATTAAACTGAATATACCCGGTCAGGACTTGTTCGTCTCATCCCATAAAAGCCATTACGAAGTAGCAGCCAAGGACGCTCTGGACAAATTGCGCCGGCAGATGCGACGCCGTAAAGACCAGCTGAAAAAGACATTATGA
- a CDS encoding glycosyl hydrolase, whose protein sequence is MLAGLFLLGCHQSGMEDEAKEQDQAPQEWFFKQRAFPFKNWDLPAYHQGLTGYQEERRQLESRDNAYFWQFGGPTNIGGRITDIELDRDGAVYAGSASGGLFRSYDEGIHWESLLDEEGSPAIGDLAVWGDTLYVGTGEANAGGGSLTYDGQGILKSINGGKTWIRQGLEESGSIGKVEIHPRDPQTVFVAAMGQLFNNNAQRGIFRTKDGGENWKQVLARSDSTGGIDVVIHPTHPDTVFAALWERKRTVDDRQYGGITTGIFRSVDGGDTWEELTSGLPSQAQDKGRIGLAIAFSAPDTMYAMYCDQVGYLQGLYRSYDAGSHWSSVRTVGINSPSYMYWYGKVAISPVNPQNIYVTGLSMFASENGGDSWTTIFRNAHVDQHDLVIDPADPKHLILGNDGGVFSSKDKGASSRHWPNLPVTQFYTIEINPHTPYQLYGGTQDNASIRTLSGHPDDWGSIFVGDGFYTLIDPVDPLIMYTEYQYGAFSKSVDGGERFQFARNGINTQDRTNWNTPAIIDPIDHNVLYLGTHRVYKSLNQANTWFPISEDLTNGPGPGEVSYGTITSIDVSPVDHNILWVGTDDGLVWVSVDQGDSWTKVSQTLPLRWVTRVVADPVDASTGYVTLSGFRYGSASHHIYRTRDMGVTWEGVDGDLPDLPVNDLIIHPDRPMWFTATDVGVYWSSDEGVHWEPFGSGMPAAIITDLDFDYGSQTLAAATYGRSSYYLQLDATTATENIPVKPGWHAAYLRNTGILRLQSDASLEGHWQCIDLRGRIQTEWTIHEPVQWAEQLLLMPNAGVYFIRRIAGSDHPEVAQKVMILP, encoded by the coding sequence TTGTTAGCTGGACTGTTTTTGCTGGGATGCCATCAATCCGGTATGGAGGATGAAGCCAAAGAACAGGACCAGGCTCCTCAGGAATGGTTTTTTAAACAACGTGCATTCCCCTTTAAAAACTGGGATTTGCCGGCTTATCACCAGGGATTAACCGGCTATCAGGAAGAAAGACGGCAACTGGAGAGCCGTGACAACGCTTATTTCTGGCAATTTGGCGGGCCTACGAATATCGGAGGGCGTATTACCGATATCGAGCTGGATCGCGATGGAGCCGTATATGCGGGTTCCGCCTCGGGAGGATTATTCCGTAGTTACGATGAAGGCATCCATTGGGAATCTCTCCTGGATGAAGAAGGATCGCCTGCCATTGGAGATTTGGCCGTCTGGGGTGACACCCTGTATGTCGGTACCGGAGAAGCCAATGCAGGAGGTGGATCGCTTACTTACGACGGACAAGGTATCCTTAAATCCATCAATGGCGGAAAAACGTGGATCAGGCAGGGACTCGAAGAATCAGGCAGCATCGGCAAAGTTGAAATTCATCCCCGGGATCCGCAGACGGTCTTCGTCGCAGCAATGGGCCAGCTTTTCAACAACAATGCTCAGCGGGGAATCTTCCGTACAAAAGACGGCGGTGAAAACTGGAAACAAGTCCTGGCCCGGTCTGACTCCACCGGAGGAATTGACGTAGTCATCCACCCTACCCATCCGGATACCGTATTTGCTGCCCTGTGGGAACGCAAGCGCACCGTCGATGACCGGCAATATGGTGGTATCACAACGGGTATCTTCCGGTCTGTGGACGGGGGCGACACCTGGGAGGAACTGACATCTGGCCTTCCATCCCAGGCTCAGGATAAAGGAAGGATAGGCCTGGCTATCGCTTTCTCTGCTCCGGATACGATGTACGCCATGTATTGTGATCAAGTGGGCTATCTGCAAGGTTTATACCGCAGTTATGATGCCGGCAGTCATTGGTCTTCCGTCCGTACCGTAGGAATCAATAGCCCATCCTATATGTACTGGTATGGCAAAGTAGCCATCAGCCCGGTCAATCCACAAAACATCTATGTTACCGGATTATCGATGTTTGCTTCTGAAAACGGCGGTGACTCCTGGACCACCATCTTCCGCAACGCCCACGTGGACCAGCACGACCTGGTCATTGATCCGGCGGACCCGAAGCACCTCATCCTGGGCAACGACGGAGGGGTGTTCTCCAGCAAAGACAAGGGAGCCTCGTCCCGGCATTGGCCCAATTTACCGGTAACTCAATTCTACACCATCGAGATTAACCCCCATACCCCCTATCAACTTTACGGCGGCACCCAGGACAATGCCAGCATCCGCACCCTGTCCGGACATCCGGATGATTGGGGCTCGATCTTTGTCGGTGATGGATTCTACACCCTGATCGACCCGGTAGACCCTCTGATCATGTATACGGAATATCAGTACGGAGCGTTCTCCAAATCGGTTGATGGCGGCGAACGATTTCAATTTGCCCGCAATGGCATCAACACTCAGGACCGGACCAACTGGAATACGCCTGCGATCATTGACCCCATAGACCATAATGTACTTTACCTGGGCACGCATCGTGTTTACAAATCCCTCAATCAGGCCAATACCTGGTTTCCCATCAGCGAAGACCTTACCAATGGCCCGGGACCGGGAGAGGTATCCTATGGCACCATCACATCCATCGATGTTTCGCCGGTAGATCACAATATCCTCTGGGTAGGAACCGATGATGGACTGGTGTGGGTAAGCGTCGATCAGGGGGATAGTTGGACCAAGGTAAGCCAAACTTTGCCGCTCCGCTGGGTTACCCGGGTGGTGGCAGATCCGGTCGATGCCAGCACCGGCTATGTGACCCTGTCCGGATTCCGTTACGGCTCGGCATCACATCATATTTATCGCACCCGCGACATGGGTGTCACCTGGGAAGGCGTGGACGGAGACCTACCGGACCTGCCGGTCAATGACCTGATCATTCACCCCGACCGGCCTATGTGGTTTACTGCCACCGATGTAGGTGTTTACTGGAGTTCCGACGAAGGCGTGCATTGGGAGCCATTCGGTAGTGGCATGCCTGCCGCCATCATCACTGATCTGGACTTTGATTACGGCAGTCAGACCCTGGCTGCAGCCACCTATGGCCGATCCTCCTATTATTTGCAACTGGACGCTACCACCGCCACTGAAAACATTCCCGTAAAACCTGGATGGCATGCAGCCTATCTCAGGAATACCGGCATACTCCGGCTCCAAAGCGATGCCTCCCTGGAGGGTCACTGGCAATGCATTGATCTCCGTGGACGCATACAGACGGAGTGGACCATCCATGAACCTGTTCAATGGGCGGAACAGTTGCTGCTGATGCCAAACGCCGGCGTTTATTTCATCCGCCGGATTGCCGGTTCAGACCATCCGGAAGTAGCTCAGAAAGTGATGATCCTACCTTAG